CGCAGGTTAGCCCCGAGGACACGTTTGCGAAGCTGCCGGAGTTGTTCGATCTTATTTCGAGTTTCCTGGCGTCGCCGTCGAGTAACATTCGCATTTCGGCTTCGGAATGTCTGATCTCCTTCCTGGCCAACTGTATCCCCGCCAGCGTGATCATCGAGCCCTCCGTGTACGACGAGAAGACGCTAGAGAGATTGGCCAAGGTCACCACCGATCTTCTCTCGATTAAGTACCAGGCCGCGTGGGCGGAAGTCTTCAGAGTCTGCTCTGCCATGTTCGACAGCTTCAAGTGGCGCTCGAGCCCCTACCTCATCGACATCGTCAAGACAGTCGGCGAATTGCGCAGCAACGACGCTTTCCAGGGCAAGAAGGAAGCCGACGAGGTTTTGGGCAGCGCCATCGAAGCCATGGGCCCCGCCGCAGTCCTCGAAATCCTTCCCCTGAACATCGTTGAGCAAAAGGCTGGCCAACCTGGCCGCGTCTGGTTCCTGCCCGTGATCAGAGACCATgtcaccaacaccaacctcGCCCATTTCCGCACCGAGATGGTTCCGCTCAGTGAAGTCCTTTATCAGAGACTAATGGACTACGGCGCCGCTGAGAAGACGGTCGAGGCCAAAATCTTCGAAACCCTCGTGCAACAGACTTGGGCAACACTCCCGGGATACTGTGAGCTGCCACTGGATCTGGTGGAGTCGTTTGATCAGAGCTTTGCGGAGCTGCTCTCCAATGTGTTGTATAAACAAACGGAGCTGCGGGTGGATCTCTGCCGCGGTTTGCAGACGCTGGTGGAGTCGAACCAGGCTGTTCTGGAGTTGGAGAGGGAAGAGGATGATTTAATTCTGCAGAGGAGAATCACCAAGGCTGCGGCGGCTAAGAATATCAAGCATCTTAGTGGTTTCGCTAGTAATGTGTTGGCCGTGCTGTTCAACGTCTACAGCCAGACTCTCCCGCACTATAGAGGACACATTCTGCAGTGTATCAATGCTTATCTGAGCATTACTCCCGAGAAGGAACTCAACGATACATTCACCCGTGTCGCCTCGATGCTGGATTCTTCCGTGGCCTCGGAGCAGGAAGAAGCCCAGAAGCAGGGCAAGCAGCAATCGAGCGGTGGTGACAAGATGCCGCCTACATCACACACTCTGATCGACCTGGTGATCGCAATGTCAGTCTATCTCCCCCGGTCCAGCTTCACCAGCCTGTTCGCCATGGCCGCGGCTATCCTGAACGGCCAAAGCGGCGACCAGCAACTCATCAAGAAGGCCTACAAGTTGATCCCCCGTCTGGCCTCGACGGAAACCGGTGCAGTTGCGCTCCGCGAACGCAGCGGTGAGCTGCAGTCTCTCATTTTGACTACCGCTGACAAGACGCCATCGTCGGCCCGTCGCGACCGCATGCTCGCCATCCACGAGTTGGTCGCATACCTCCCCAGCTCAGACCTGCACTTCATCCCCAGTGTGCTGTCTGAGGTTGTTCTGGGCTGCAAGGAAAGCAACGAGAAGGCGCGCACTGCCTCCTTCGAGCTGCTCATCCACCTGGCCAAGCGCACCGTTGACCCCGAACAGAACCCACCTGGCACCAAGATCCGCAACTCGCTTGTCCCGCACATGCCCGACAACGCACCCGATGCCCTTGCCACGGTTGAGGAGTTCTTCACCATGGTGTCCGCCGGCCTGGCGGGTAGCTCACCGCACATGGTCGCGGCATCAGTGACAGCGCTGTCGCGACTATTCTTCGAGTTCCACACAGAACTGCAGCCAAACGTGCGCTCGGACCTCGTGCAGACTATCGAGCTGTTTCTGACCAGCAACAACCGCGAGATCGTCCGGTCAGTCCTGGGATTCGTCAAGGTGGCTGTTGTCGTGCTGCCGGAGGATGTCCTCCGTTCGCGACTGAACTCGCTCGTCCCGAACCTCATGGCCTGGAACAAGGAACACAAGGGCCGTCTCCGGAGTAAGGTCAAAGGTATCCTGGATCGCTTGATCCGCCGCTTCGGCGCACCCCTCATCGAGAGCCTCGTCGGCGAAGCAGACCGCAAACTCGTCGTGAACATCCGCAAACAGCGCGAGCGtagcaagaagaagaagaaagccgctggtgatgaggaagaagacgaagacaccAACGCTAACACCAAGAACGCTCCCGCCGAGCAACAAACATCCTATAGCAACGCCTTCGACAAAGCCGTCTACGACTCCGACCTCTCAGACTCCGAATTGGACTCCGACGCCGACGCCAGCGAAATCGAAGTCGACGAGCAAGGCTCCCTTCACGCCAGCGCCAAGGGCGGCAAGAAACCCAACAAAAGAGCAGGAGCGGGCAAGCAAAGCGAGCAGTACATCCGCGAACTCTCACCAGAGGATAACCCTCTCGATCTCCTCGCCCCGAACGCCCTCGCCAACATCTCTACCACAAAGCCCAGCGTGCGCTTCCTCAACACCGGCCCTGGCTCGCGGAAGAAGCAGCGCAACGCCAAGGTCGGTCCCGACGGCCGTCTCATCTTCggcgatgacgaggatgaagatgccGATATGGCCGGCGGTAATGACCCCtctggcggtggtggtgtgaACGCCTACCTCGCGGCAGTTAGCGGTCCCGATGCCGCGCGCCGCGGTCAGAAGGGTAAGATCAAGTTCTCGCAGAAGAACAGAGGCGGTGATGGAATGGATATCGATGAGGACGGTGGAATGTCCAAGGAGGATCTGCaggctgcggctgcgaagGCTAATGCTggaagaaaaggattggGAGCGCCCAAGGCTCATGGACCGAGTGCTGCGCGTGTGCAGAAGCATAAGGGGAATCATGGGGggaagaagcagcagcagcggagGAGGCGTTAAAAGTTTGATAATGATGTCTTTCTTGTTAGATCATGATGGTTGATGACTGACTACTTGAATATATTGGTTTCAGTTTagtttttgtcttttcttttattgTGGTATTCTCATATTTCATATGTATACCCTCGTCGGTTAGTTGTATAGACGTCCTTTGTTCTCCAGGTTAGGGTATAAAAAAGCGATTCATTGAATGGATATCATGTGACTATCTTTCTTTTGTCTCTCCCTTTCTATCTTCCTCTCACTTATCTACTGCTAAGCGCAGACCAGCTTTTCGTATCTCTAGTGCTATCGTCTACAAGATAACCCGTACTTCAATTGGCCAAGACGCTTCGCCATGCGCTGTATACAGTGGGACGTCTCCATTATTATGCTCGACTGGCTGAACTGGCTGTTTCTCCGGtccagaagaaaaaaaatcgaCAAGCGGTATCGCTGCTTTTCGATCCGTTGTCGTGCTACAGAAAGTCCCAGAAGCCTAATTAAGGCGCCTGCTTCTTCAGCAGCTATTCACTGACGCACAAATCTGACCTACCCTTGTGGTGACAGTGGGCTTTACCAAAGCTCTATATATGGAAAGCACCGCCAACCAACCGTCATTTTGTCTCCTATAGACTTCATATAATTTAACATACCCACAGAAGTACCAGGGCTCATATAGGCTACGCCTTCTCGAGAGACACATATTATGCACTCGTGTCCACTGCATTCTGAGCATGGATACGTGATCCTTCTCATTCCTTTGAGAGCATGGCTCATTATGCATAGGCATTAACCCTACGATATAATGCCTCTGCGCTGCCAAAGCTCTAGATTCAGCCGCCGGTCCACGCATACCGGTCCACCCCATAGGCTTCTGCTTCGTTGGTATCGTCGGAATATAAATTGCTACACAGAGGCGTTAATGCTTTTAGAAATCTTCAAAGAAGACCAAGTCATTTTTATCATTCATTCACCGGCCTAAGAAATGCCCATTCACTGAAACCATCTCAGTGTACTGTCCCGCCGCTTGAAGAAGCTTTCTCTTTATCGAGCCCACACTTCGGTTTGGCTCTTTTCCTAAACCAGCCAGTTTTCCTCAAAGGCGGAAGTTCTCTCACTGAACCATGCTGAAAATGGATAGAAAGTTGAACTTTCTCGATTTTCTCAATACTACTTAGGTTTACAAGTACAGAAGCAAGACAATTCTGCGTCTATTGCGTGCCACGTTCACCACACAATCCACTCAACGAGAAGTGGAATTATGGCAGTGCCTTCATGTTGAGAAATGTtgtgtcttttctgctctgtAGGAAAGTGACATGAAGGTATCGAGGCATGTCCAACTGGAAATATGCATGGATAAGCACAGAGTGAACGAGTTCAGAGCACTAACATCTTGCAGTTCATCTATCCGTACTCGTTAGCGCCTACAAGTTGCTCTGAAACATGGAACATTGGCAATACAACACCTTCCAGTCCCTGTGGGATGGTACTTGACAGATTAGAAAGGATATCCGTTGAGCCAGAAAGCCCAAACAAAGAGCCATTTTTGCACATGTATGCCGTCGACTAAGAACGTTGGAGACTGATAAAATAGACGTCCGAACCCTTTCGCAATGGAGTATGCACCAGCTATGCGCTTCAAAGTGCTTTCGACACGTTGAGTGATTAGTGTTCGTTCACCCAATCACCATAAAAGGTTGTCACTATCTTACAAATAAATCCCTAATACGATATATAGGGGTCTCGGTATAGGCTCAAGACTTTTCAAAAGTTTGCAATTTCACGATGTCCTACGAGAGGAAAGAAACGTTGAGCCGAAGACATCCGCGGACGGAACCAAGCTGTCCAGAACTCCCAAGGTTTCACCTGGTGATCGCGAACGTTCTCCATGCCGCTTGCAGGCGAGAAGAGTTCGACTGATACTTTGGTGAGATGAAGCCAGGACACGACCTACTAGGAGAGAAGGTACCCGAGCTGGTCGGCAACTGGTTGGAGCATGTTGTCTCTATGTTTGTGGCCGTTTGAAACTTGTAGATGTAGCATATCAACGAAATACTTGATACTTGACATGATGGTGCAAAGTTAGAGCTACAAAAATTTAGATTGAATAATGACCCACAAAGGCTATCAAATATTAGGATGCGGATGCAATCGTTCTCTCAACCTAAACTAACCGGGTATCAATTCGCGCAAACGAATACTCCATAGAAATACAATCCCActcagaaaaagaaaaaattgaATCCAGCGCCAGCAATTATCCAACCCATATAATACTCCCGAACCCAAAAAAACGCAGGTCATTCCACATATCTCAATGGTATCATAGCGAAGCAAAGCAAAATAGCAAACAAACAGAACAAATGCAAAGTGGGGCAGTgcaaatcaaatcaaatcaaaccAAAATGTTTTAGCGAGATTTCCTTCGCGCCTTGCCCAACCATATCTGCCACCATCGACAGACTCCGAGGACCGCAGCCCGACCGTCGTCTTTGCGTTCTGTGCCATCGGGATTGCCCAACACCATGGCGAATACCCAAAAAGATGCGGCAATCCACACAGTGAGAAGCAATGCAAGAGATAAAAACGACGACAGTAGAAGCACAGTGATCAATCCTCCAACGGAATATGTCTGGCTACGGTCCTCGGGCGGCGGCGACGAAGTTGAAGTGTCAGGGTCGTCGTCATAGACCCACTGACTGGAAGAGCGACGAGCGGACGGTTTCAGTCCGACTAAGCGTTCGTGCACATGCAATGCAGGAGCCAACAAATCGCAAATCTGTGCCCGGAACGATGTTTCTTTGAGGTATGCGGTAGGAGGGCAGAGGCGAAGCGGAGAAACGAGTATCGCGAAAAGGAGTCCAAAGACGGTATACAAGGAGGTTGCGAACGCGACGATCGGCACGGGGATGGACAAACGAAACTAACCAATCAACAACGATACAAAAGGGCAGGGGAATGGAATACTCACCAGCATGACCAAAGCATCCTGATTGTCATCCGGAACAGGCACATCGTCGTAAACGGGTCGCTTGGGGGTACGCGATGGACGCTCCCCGGACATATACGACGAACGCTCCGACAGACTCCCCCGAGCACGTTCTTTCCGCTTGGAACTATTCGACTCGCGAGTGACTACCGAACCACTCTCCGGATGAGATGACACCGGAGCCGGTGGTTCCAGCTGCGAACCCATGGACCCAGCCAACGAATGATGGGGGTAATGATGACGGTATGAATGGTAGGGGCCCTCTTGAACGGACGAGACTCCCGATAATCGATGTGCGGTAGCGGCTGGAgcgggaggagaaggaggagcaggagcaggtgtGGTGGTGATATCCGGAGCCCGGGGATCGTGGAGAAAGGTCGTCATGAGCTGACCATTGTCGTGGTAATAGGCCGGCGAGTGGGCCATTTCTGGCTGTCGCATTGCGAAGCAAGGAAACGAACGGGTAGGGCCGGCAGATGACTTTCTTGGTATTCTCGGAAAAATGTTCTAAAAAGAGGAGGGATGACGAAGAAAGGGAGAGAGGCCCCAAAAGTCGCGAGGATAAAAAAGTGCGACAGGGGGGTtcaagagagagaagaggagaacaAGGCAATTGTAGTACAGACAGCGCACACGGAGCGAACCAGGACAGGGCTCACCGCATGGTTCCAAGCGCAAGGGACATCACGTTCTCTGTAAACGAAGGCATTCAAAATCGCCCGAACAGGAAGTGACAGTATTCAGTAGTGGCCGTAGCGATTGGGGGGGATAgggggagggaggggagAAGCAACGGCGGCGGAGGAATATAAAGAGGGCGAGGGGGTCTATTATACCAGGCGCACTtgacagaaaaaaagagaggaagagaagagaaaaaaagagcgGAACAGCGGCAGAAGGGGGGAAGCAAAGACAGAGGGAGACAGCGGAGGGCTCTGGGGCTTATTGCCAAGATCGCCCAGATGCCGAGGCCTTGGCGGATGTCAGGATGGCTCATCATCGTCCCATTGGCGCCGGAGGTGTGGCCTATCTAGATGCAGGTCATTTCTCCACCGCTGCAGGGCCATTCCTGGACTTTTTGGATGTTTGTTTACCCTTTGGTTTACTTCCAATATGTGTATAGGAGGTTGAAGGGGATCGGAAGAGGAAACAGGTGCCAAGCCGCCAAGTCCCTGCGGGGATTTCCAGGCTGAGATACAGGCTACTGATTGGTTCAATATGGATGACTAACTCTCCGGGATCCGCGTTCGGAGTCGGCTGGCGAGGCTTGGCAGAAGAAGGACTGGTTCCGAACCGCTTAAAACGGCAAAGACGCCAAGGGCAGGCCGCTCTACACAGTGGTATCCCTTAGGTAAATTATCACAGGGCTTGCTGGGCAGATTCATCATCCTCTCTTGGCCGGCGGAATGCTGGTCTATATACTGGAAATGAGCGGCATATACCGCGGATTTGACACTGCAATCTTGGCCTGCTCCTTGGCCGAGGATGTTGTTGTTTGTGTTGGACAAAGAGAGCGTGATGTCGGTCTGAGCATcgcattcgtcatctctagCGGCATGGCGTCGGAGGTTAGATCTCGGGTTTATCGTTGAATCTCAGCGCGCGCTGACTACAAGGGTATCGGGTATTCATTGGGCGGAGGTAACGGACTTTCCAACAGTTGCACTTGTACCTACAAGTATACTCTTCCTCCGTGCCATGACTTGGAGTACAGTCAGATCATGTGACACAGTTCAACTAACAGTATTCCGTACAACTGGCTAACTTGATGCAGAATGCAGGTAGCTGCAATTTTATGTAAATGTGAAGCGTCACCACTCGGGCCTACTTACATCACTAGAATTACATGTCGGCCGAAATGCTGTGCAATATATACTTTGTGAAAAGCCTTCCCACAGATTTTGACGCTATAAAGCGAGACAGTCCCTAGCAAGGTCCTTGGGAATATAAATATCGAGTCACTCGCTATCAGATCCATCTTCTATTCCCCCCGCAATATTGGAGGCTTTGATCAACATGAGAGTGCTACTCCATGAAATCTCGATACGAGCCGCTATCAAGAATTCTGCCCCAGGCCTCTCTCTCTGACTGGTTTCATCCGCTGTATCAAAGATCAAAGATCAACACCCCGCAAACTTGTTACCGTGAGGGGACGAAGGGTTATGCAGACTGATCGACTTTTTTTCAATCGTTCCTTGGTACATCGAACGGTTTAACGGAGTCTGCCAGGCGGAATCGCCGTTCTGCCGAAGTTCGATGTAGTTTATTGCTCTCGGGATTTCCGAAGCCATGGTGACGATATTCATGAGGTCAGGACTATTTATCCCAACGTTGTGGAAGTGCCTGTCGCCTATGAGTACTCGGTCTACAAGATGTGCTGTTACTCAAGAGGCAAGAATAATAGCGTATTGCGTAATGTCCGGAAGACGTGGGTGAGAAGTCTATGATGAACTGCCATCGCGATAAGCCATGTAAGTTTATCTGGTTTGTAACACCACCAGTTCACTATGTCTGTTTATATATGCCAGGGCCAATCGCATGGCGATGTCGTGCCTAATCAAGTGACGAGACCTAGTCATATCACGAATACTACGTGTGTCATTGCGGCGAGTCACCGCCACCTTCGATTTACGAAGCAAGAACAGTTTCAATCGATATAGTGCGATTACTGAGCGATATTCGACACCTGATACCACATGGCATTTCGCACGACTTTATACTTGTATAAAGTATCTGAGTACTTTGTACGGGGCGAATATATTGACACCGTACTTTGTAAGCAAATGAAGATCCACACTCAAGTCCACCAAAGTACAAGTAGCCGCGCGCAAAGACCAAGACTAGGGCCGGTGCGATAGTAGTCTCGGCCCAAGCTCCAGTAATTTTCAGAATAGCCACATCATTCATGCATATGCTGGAAGTGATAGAAAACAAAGAGCAACAGCAATCAACCACCAATAAAAACCAGAATATTGCATATATCGTGTGTTATTTGCTTTATTTCTTTGTTGTGCGATGGTGTGCTGTGGCACTATGTTATGTATGGAGAATGATGGGCGAGGACAGGTGGGTTCGGTGATTGAATGATTGATGAATCCCGCACGATTCCGGCCATACAGATAGccatatgcagccgggatccAGCTGTAGGATATGTGCTCCG
This region of Aspergillus chevalieri M1 DNA, chromosome 4, nearly complete sequence genomic DNA includes:
- a CDS encoding mRNA-binding protein RRP12 (BUSCO:EOG092608AV;~COG:S;~EggNog:ENOG410PIGM;~InterPro:IPR016024,IPR012978;~PFAM:PF08161), which codes for MATLAEKLEKIKSPKLQNQHHTAVVLSAVEDTLRDQKADFSPTAYFAALLALLSQSLSAEQGIVNKDLATSVVYLLDITSPFVPAPILRSKFSQILTSLAPALSLPEVEAPLLRPSIGCLESLLIGQDAAAWNLPHTQVGPRRATAGLLSLAVDHRPKVRKRAQDALIKVLQNPPPSPSLDHPAADMCAESALRTLGDSITAVSKQKKGNQRDNQDPLVIHSLQLVKTVATAANGWPSKKIEPLCELLMHASRSSNEFITMGAFEVFEVIFSSMADDFSSSKLPRLLDAISELKPAQNDSQLLPPWIAVLSRGYDVAAQVSPEDTFAKLPELFDLISSFLASPSSNIRISASECLISFLANCIPASVIIEPSVYDEKTLERLAKVTTDLLSIKYQAAWAEVFRVCSAMFDSFKWRSSPYLIDIVKTVGELRSNDAFQGKKEADEVLGSAIEAMGPAAVLEILPLNIVEQKAGQPGRVWFLPVIRDHVTNTNLAHFRTEMVPLSEVLYQRLMDYGAAEKTVEAKIFETLVQQTWATLPGYCELPLDLVESFDQSFAELLSNVLYKQTELRVDLCRGLQTLVESNQAVLELEREEDDLILQRRITKAAAAKNIKHLSGFASNVLAVLFNVYSQTLPHYRGHILQCINAYLSITPEKELNDTFTRVASMLDSSVASEQEEAQKQGKQQSSGGDKMPPTSHTLIDLVIAMSVYLPRSSFTSLFAMAAAILNGQSGDQQLIKKAYKLIPRLASTETGAVALRERSGELQSLILTTADKTPSSARRDRMLAIHELVAYLPSSDLHFIPSVLSEVVLGCKESNEKARTASFELLIHLAKRTVDPEQNPPGTKIRNSLVPHMPDNAPDALATVEEFFTMVSAGLAGSSPHMVAASVTALSRLFFEFHTELQPNVRSDLVQTIELFLTSNNREIVRSVLGFVKVAVVVLPEDVLRSRLNSLVPNLMAWNKEHKGRLRSKVKGILDRLIRRFGAPLIESLVGEADRKLVVNIRKQRERSKKKKKAAGDEEEDEDTNANTKNAPAEQQTSYSNAFDKAVYDSDLSDSELDSDADASEIEVDEQGSLHASAKGGKKPNKRAGAGKQSEQYIRELSPEDNPLDLLAPNALANISTTKPSVRFLNTGPGSRKKQRNAKVGPDGRLIFGDDEDEDADMAGGNDPSGGGGVNAYLAAVSGPDAARRGQKGKIKFSQKNRGGDGMDIDEDGGMSKEDLQAAAAKANAGRKGLGAPKAHGPSAARVQKHKGNHGGKKQQQRRRR
- a CDS encoding uncharacterized protein (COG:S;~EggNog:ENOG410PSPG;~TransMembrane:2 (i163-185o255-288i)), encoding MRQPEMAHSPAYYHDNGQLMTTFLHDPRAPDITTTPAPAPPSPPAPAATAHRLSGVSSVQEGPYHSYRHHYPHHSLAGSMGSQLEPPAPVSSHPESGSVVTRESNSSKRKERARGSLSERSSYMSGERPSRTPKRPVYDDVPVPDDNQDALVMLFRLSIPVPIVAFATSLYTVFGLLFAILVSPLRLCPPTAYLKETSFRAQICDLLAPALHVHERLVGLKPSARRSSSQWVYDDDPDTSTSSPPPEDRSQTYSVGGLITVLLLSSFLSLALLLTVWIAASFWVFAMVLGNPDGTERKDDGRAAVLGVCRWWQIWLGKARRKSR